The following proteins are encoded in a genomic region of Paenibacillus sp. FSL R7-0273:
- the thiH gene encoding 2-iminoacetate synthase ThiH, with protein MGFYETAHALGHQVNAGMWGQFNKEDVRRSLRKEQLDEHDLQVLLSPAAGDCLEEMARQARSLTRSHFGHVMQLFTPMYLADFCINHCTYCSFSSIYDFPRKKLSPEEVRREAEAIAATGIRHILILTGESRTESPVSYLKECVRILKEFFSSVSIEVNPLSEGEYKELKEAGVDGLTLYQEVYHEETYSKLHVKGPKKIYRNRLDAPERGCRAGFRVVNIGALLGMYDWRQEAFFTAMHARYLQDKYPECEIGLSAPRFRPFLGEYDSGHIVTDRALVQIILAYRLFLPRAGITLSTREPSALRDRLIHLGVTKMSAGVSTEVGGHTQQGGTPQFEISDGRSVHEISEMLKANSLQPVYKDWDMLDAGIY; from the coding sequence ATGGGTTTTTACGAGACTGCACACGCTCTTGGCCATCAGGTGAATGCAGGAATGTGGGGGCAATTTAACAAAGAAGATGTAAGGCGTTCGCTCCGCAAAGAGCAGCTGGATGAGCATGATCTGCAGGTTCTGCTGTCTCCTGCAGCAGGGGATTGTCTGGAGGAGATGGCCCGGCAGGCCAGAAGTCTGACCCGTTCGCATTTCGGACATGTCATGCAGCTTTTTACACCGATGTATCTTGCAGATTTCTGCATAAATCACTGCACGTACTGCAGCTTCAGCTCTATTTATGATTTTCCGAGAAAAAAGCTTAGTCCTGAAGAGGTTAGACGGGAGGCAGAGGCGATAGCGGCTACCGGAATCCGGCATATTCTTATTCTGACAGGTGAATCGCGGACGGAAAGCCCGGTTTCTTATCTCAAGGAATGTGTGAGGATACTAAAGGAATTTTTCTCTTCTGTCAGTATTGAAGTGAATCCTTTGTCTGAGGGTGAATACAAGGAGCTTAAGGAAGCCGGTGTAGACGGATTAACCTTGTATCAGGAAGTTTACCATGAGGAGACCTACAGCAAGCTGCATGTCAAAGGTCCCAAAAAAATCTACCGCAACCGCCTGGATGCGCCTGAGCGGGGCTGCCGGGCAGGATTCCGGGTGGTAAATATCGGAGCGCTGCTGGGGATGTATGACTGGCGGCAGGAAGCTTTCTTTACCGCCATGCATGCGAGATACCTGCAGGACAAGTACCCGGAGTGTGAAATCGGGCTGTCTGCTCCGCGTTTCCGCCCTTTTCTTGGAGAGTATGATTCCGGACATATCGTAACCGACCGGGCTCTGGTACAGATTATTCTGGCCTACCGCCTGTTCCTCCCCCGGGCAGGCATAACCCTGTCCACACGTGAGCCGTCCGCGCTAAGAGACCGTCTGATCCATCTGGGCGTAACCAAAATGTCTGCCGGGGTATCCACTGAAGTTGGAGGCCATACACAGCAGGGAGGCACTCCGCAGTTTGAAATTTCCGACGGACGGAGTGTGCATGAAATCTCCGAGATGCTCAAAGCAAACAGCCTGCAGCCGGTTTATAAGGACTGGGATATGCTTGATGCCGGAATATACTAA
- the thiS gene encoding sulfur carrier protein ThiS gives MNLIVNGKAANYSEDCRTVADLLSLPEWNRRLVIVELNGEIVAKEHHGAYLLNEGDRIEVVHFVGGG, from the coding sequence ATGAATCTGATCGTCAACGGCAAAGCGGCAAATTACAGTGAGGATTGCCGTACAGTAGCTGATTTGCTTAGTCTGCCTGAATGGAACAGGAGACTGGTCATTGTAGAGCTGAACGGCGAGATTGTTGCCAAGGAGCATCACGGTGCTTATCTGTTGAATGAAGGAGACCGGATTGAGGTCGTGCATTTTGTGGGAGGCGGCTAA
- a CDS encoding thiamine phosphate synthase → MFLKKREVDVLAEIHLLSDGKLAAEPFAVLAAAVHPQVDYIHLREKKLSARGLYQMAVGLLRAGVPAGKLIINDRLDVAMAVGAAGVQLAWHSLPAAPARLAAGATLRLGSSVHSVQEIRDAGCQGADYCLFGHVYPSTSKPGLRERGLAQLKEAVLAAGVPVIALGGITPDNAPEVLQAGAAGIAVMSGICGADDPFAASQAYRNAVTGAAAKGGEKA, encoded by the coding sequence GTGTTTTTAAAGAAAAGGGAGGTGGACGTACTGGCCGAAATTCATCTGCTCTCAGACGGAAAGCTTGCCGCGGAGCCGTTTGCTGTTCTCGCAGCAGCTGTTCATCCGCAGGTAGACTACATTCATTTACGTGAAAAAAAGCTATCGGCGCGCGGGCTGTATCAAATGGCCGTAGGCTTGCTCCGTGCCGGTGTACCGGCCGGTAAATTGATCATCAATGACCGGCTGGATGTGGCAATGGCTGTGGGGGCAGCAGGTGTACAGCTGGCCTGGCACAGCCTGCCTGCCGCTCCAGCCCGGCTGGCAGCGGGCGCTACCCTGCGGCTTGGCTCCTCCGTGCATTCGGTCCAGGAGATTAGGGACGCAGGCTGCCAAGGGGCAGATTACTGCCTCTTCGGGCATGTGTATCCTTCAACCAGCAAGCCCGGCCTGAGGGAGCGAGGCTTGGCCCAGCTGAAAGAGGCTGTGCTTGCCGCCGGGGTTCCGGTTATTGCATTGGGGGGAATTACGCCGGATAATGCGCCGGAGGTCCTGCAGGCTGGCGCAGCGGGAATAGCAGTGATGTCCGGTATATGCGGTGCAGATGATCCGTTTGCAGCTTCACAAGCCTACCGGAACGCAGTGACGGGAGCTGCCGCCAAAGGAGGTGAGAAGGCATGA
- a CDS encoding carbohydrate binding domain-containing protein, which yields MKRNRWLIPVMITSIVLSVMTNLFALAPSKAEAASIGTITENDTIYQIMVDRFHDGDTSNNATGAAIRYGENSEEDFRYMKGGDWQGVINKLPYIANMGYTAIWISPVAEPQMTNRENNGTGKNTAYHGYNVKDPNAANPYFGTKEKLKELVDSAHALGIKVIIDVVPNHIGDYMLGTQAYYDIPGLQPAAPFNNPSWYHHNGDINWSLADGRYDQWAQDYLENHDLGGLDDIDFDVPAAKQAIFSSIKAWFDYTGADGARVDAAKLMKPTDIGELQNLLGVNTFGENFDGNAEFVSRWVGANKEWGMLDFPLFFSVLNSFAYGQSFESNIKSTLAQDSYYNGNANHMVTFIDNHDRNRFLTEAGGSVEKLQNALSFIFTVRGTPVVFQGTEQNKGNGNGQIMTGGIADTWNRWSMVKRDASGNVLENYFNENTSTYKHVAKLNEIRKNNPALRTGTQREMWSAQNLYAFSRRIDTGTNVGQEVISVFSNASGGTQTVTIPLRSESTLTAGTVLINQLNTSDTVTVQAGGVTGKQITVSVGANSAKIYSKNQPVDDKSAPTVPGNVTATVQNASSALVSWTASTDNVGVTGYEIYRNGVKVGTSATTSYTDSGLAGQTNYSYTVKAFDAAGNLSAFSAAALVTTPAGNSVTIYYKQGYTTPYIHYRPAGGTWTTAPGVAIPAAEVSGYNKITINIGAATQLEACFNNGSGTWDSNGGSNYLFGTGTWTYTPTGNIQSGGPVSPTATPTPTVAPTATPTPTVAPTPTIAPTPTPTVAPTATPTVAPTATPTVAPTATPTPTATPGGNSVTIYYKNTAYTNSYMHYSVDGSGVWTTSPGLQLQASPYSGYKTATIQLGTAAGLTAAFNNGSGTWDNNGGSNYRLTAGSWSLVNGSLTSGVPQADSVTFRVSVPGTTPASGPVYLSGSFNSWNAADPAYQLTKGSDGIYSITLSLPAGTAVQYKVTRGSWASVETSSSGAEIANRTLTPAGGAQTVNLTVQRWKDQ from the coding sequence ATGAAACGCAACCGATGGCTGATTCCGGTTATGATCACGTCTATTGTTCTGTCTGTTATGACGAATCTGTTTGCGCTGGCACCGTCAAAGGCTGAGGCGGCAAGTATCGGCACGATTACGGAGAATGACACGATTTATCAGATTATGGTCGACCGGTTCCATGACGGAGACACATCCAATAATGCAACCGGGGCCGCAATACGCTACGGGGAAAACTCTGAGGAGGATTTCCGCTACATGAAGGGCGGCGACTGGCAGGGGGTCATCAACAAGCTCCCGTACATCGCCAATATGGGCTACACTGCAATCTGGATTTCCCCTGTTGCCGAGCCGCAGATGACCAACCGCGAGAATAACGGCACAGGCAAGAATACAGCCTATCACGGCTATAACGTAAAAGACCCTAATGCGGCTAATCCGTACTTCGGCACCAAGGAGAAGCTGAAGGAGCTGGTGGATTCTGCGCATGCGCTGGGCATCAAGGTCATTATTGATGTAGTGCCGAATCATATCGGTGATTATATGCTGGGTACCCAGGCTTACTATGATATCCCTGGCCTGCAGCCTGCCGCACCGTTTAATAATCCGTCCTGGTATCATCATAACGGAGACATTAACTGGTCACTGGCTGACGGCAGATATGATCAATGGGCCCAGGATTATCTGGAGAATCACGATCTGGGCGGGCTGGATGACATTGACTTTGACGTTCCTGCCGCGAAGCAGGCGATCTTCAGCTCCATTAAAGCCTGGTTTGACTACACTGGAGCAGACGGAGCGCGTGTGGACGCCGCCAAGCTGATGAAGCCTACGGACATCGGCGAGCTGCAAAATCTGCTTGGGGTTAATACCTTTGGGGAGAACTTTGACGGCAATGCGGAATTTGTCTCACGCTGGGTAGGCGCGAACAAGGAATGGGGGATGCTGGATTTCCCGTTATTCTTCTCGGTGCTGAACAGCTTTGCTTACGGGCAGTCTTTTGAGTCCAATATTAAGAGTACACTGGCTCAGGATTCCTATTACAACGGGAATGCGAACCACATGGTCACCTTTATCGACAACCATGACCGCAACCGCTTCCTGACAGAGGCCGGTGGCAGTGTAGAGAAGCTGCAGAATGCACTCTCCTTTATTTTTACTGTCCGCGGAACACCTGTAGTTTTCCAGGGAACCGAGCAGAATAAGGGTAACGGCAACGGGCAGATTATGACAGGCGGCATTGCCGATACCTGGAACCGCTGGTCGATGGTGAAGAGGGATGCAAGCGGTAATGTTCTGGAGAATTATTTTAATGAAAATACCAGCACCTACAAGCATGTGGCCAAGCTGAACGAAATCCGCAAAAACAACCCGGCCCTTCGTACTGGTACCCAGCGCGAAATGTGGTCTGCCCAGAACCTTTATGCGTTCTCCCGGCGGATTGACACCGGTACAAATGTCGGACAGGAAGTCATCTCTGTATTCAGCAATGCCTCCGGCGGTACGCAGACTGTAACCATTCCACTGCGCAGCGAAAGCACACTGACTGCAGGTACAGTTCTGATCAATCAGCTGAATACTTCCGATACAGTAACCGTGCAGGCAGGCGGTGTAACAGGCAAGCAAATTACTGTATCCGTCGGCGCAAACTCGGCCAAAATCTACTCCAAGAACCAGCCGGTAGATGATAAATCAGCTCCAACTGTTCCAGGTAATGTTACAGCAACTGTACAGAATGCTTCCAGTGCACTGGTGAGCTGGACGGCATCCACGGACAATGTCGGGGTAACCGGATATGAAATTTACCGTAACGGGGTCAAGGTAGGCACCTCTGCAACCACCTCCTATACGGACAGCGGACTCGCAGGCCAGACCAATTACAGCTATACGGTAAAAGCTTTTGATGCGGCGGGTAACCTGTCCGCCTTCAGTGCAGCTGCGCTGGTGACAACTCCGGCCGGGAACAGTGTGACTATCTATTATAAGCAGGGTTATACCACCCCTTACATCCACTACCGGCCTGCCGGCGGAACCTGGACGACTGCACCCGGTGTAGCTATTCCGGCAGCAGAAGTATCAGGCTACAATAAGATTACAATTAATATCGGCGCTGCTACCCAGCTCGAGGCCTGCTTCAACAACGGCAGCGGCACGTGGGACAGCAATGGAGGCAGCAATTATCTGTTCGGTACAGGCACCTGGACGTATACGCCTACCGGAAATATCCAATCAGGAGGACCGGTAAGCCCTACAGCTACACCGACTCCAACGGTTGCGCCTACTGCCACACCGACTCCAACAGTAGCGCCAACACCGACAATAGCGCCGACCCCTACACCTACGGTAGCACCAACTGCAACACCAACAGTAGCACCAACTGCAACACCAACAGTAGCACCAACTGCAACACCAACGCCTACTGCCACTCCTGGTGGCAATTCAGTAACCATTTATTACAAGAACACTGCGTATACGAATTCATATATGCATTATAGTGTAGACGGCTCTGGCGTATGGACAACCTCACCGGGACTGCAGCTGCAGGCCTCGCCGTATTCCGGCTATAAGACAGCAACTATTCAGCTGGGCACAGCGGCCGGCCTGACGGCAGCGTTCAATAACGGCAGCGGGACCTGGGATAACAACGGAGGCAGCAATTACCGTCTGACCGCCGGCAGCTGGAGCCTTGTAAACGGCAGCCTCACCTCAGGCGTGCCGCAGGCCGACAGCGTAACCTTCAGGGTCAGTGTGCCCGGTACTACACCTGCATCCGGGCCGGTATATCTCAGCGGCTCCTTCAACAGCTGGAACGCGGCAGATCCTGCCTACCAGCTGACTAAAGGCAGCGACGGCATTTACTCCATTACACTCAGTCTGCCTGCAGGTACAGCTGTACAGTACAAAGTGACCCGCGGCAGCTGGGCATCGGTTGAAACAAGCTCCAGCGGTGCGGAGATTGCCAACCGGACCCTGACACCTGCCGGCGGAGCGCAGACTGTGAATCTGACTGTGCAGCGCTGGAAGGATCAATAA
- a CDS encoding thiazole synthase gives MSDPFVIGGRSLSSRLFIGTGKYSRNTLIPEVVEASGSEVITVALRRVDPNSNDNIISHIPDSMTLLPNTSGARTAEEAVRIARLAKASGLGNWVKIEVINDQKYLLPDNAETIRATEILAAEGFVVLPYMSPDLSAALRMQKAGAAAVMPLGSPIGTNRGLKTLELLRILIAEVELPVIVDAGIGRPSEAAEAMELGAAAVLLNTAIATARDPLLMASAFRDAVAAGRKAYLAGLGPVEETASASSPLTGFLG, from the coding sequence ATGTCAGATCCTTTCGTAATCGGAGGCCGCTCCTTATCGAGCAGGCTGTTTATCGGAACCGGCAAATACAGCCGGAACACTCTTATTCCGGAGGTGGTGGAGGCTTCGGGCTCAGAGGTCATTACAGTAGCGCTCAGACGTGTGGACCCAAACAGTAATGATAATATTATCAGCCATATCCCGGACAGCATGACCCTGCTTCCTAATACCTCCGGTGCACGTACTGCCGAGGAAGCTGTCCGTATTGCCAGACTGGCCAAGGCTTCCGGTCTCGGCAACTGGGTTAAGATTGAAGTAATCAATGATCAGAAATACCTGCTGCCCGATAATGCGGAAACGATCCGTGCCACGGAAATTCTGGCGGCTGAAGGCTTTGTGGTGCTTCCTTATATGAGCCCTGACTTGTCTGCGGCCCTCCGTATGCAAAAGGCGGGTGCTGCCGCAGTTATGCCGCTTGGATCGCCTATAGGCACAAACCGGGGGCTAAAAACCTTGGAGCTGCTGCGCATTCTGATAGCTGAAGTAGAGCTTCCGGTCATTGTTGATGCCGGAATCGGCCGGCCGTCTGAGGCAGCGGAAGCGATGGAGCTGGGCGCTGCTGCTGTGCTGCTCAATACGGCCATCGCCACTGCACGCGATCCGCTGCTCATGGCCTCGGCATTCCGTGATGCTGTAGCTGCAGGCCGTAAGGCCTACCTGGCTGGACTGGGTCCCGTAGAGGAGACTGCATCGGCATCATCGCCATTAACGGGTTTTCTTGGCTGA
- a CDS encoding fumarate hydratase, whose product MRNFEESIYNLIVETSTNLPGDVRRAVAKGRALEDRATRSGLALTTIARNIGMAELQVSPICQDTGMPTFIIHTPVGVNQIEMKKDIHSAVIRATKNGKLRPNSVDSLTGENSGDNLGAGTPVIHFEQWEEENIDVRLILKGGGCENKNIQYSLPAELEGLGKAGRDLDGIRKCILHAVYQAQGQGCSAGFIGVGIGGDRTTGYELAKKQLFRKVEDTNPVEDLAKLENYIMENANKLGIGTMGFGGEVTLLGCKIGVMNRLPASFFVSVAYNCWAFRRQGILVEPATGEIRDWLYESGTGISVDEAGAPVPVPVTAHPAAAEAGVTPGDAVITSAPAIAAAEASAPAEPDIAAAEGSREVRLTTPVSEEDIRSLRVGDVVILSGEMHTGRDALHKYLMDHDAPVDLNGAVIYHCGPVMLKDDEGWHVKAAGPTTSIREEPYQGDIIKKFGIRAVIGKGGMGPKTLKALQEHGGVYLNAIGGAAQYYAECIKKVNAVDFMEFGIPEAMWHLQVEGFAAIVTMDAHGNSLHADVEKDSAAKLAQFREPVFK is encoded by the coding sequence ATGCGGAATTTTGAAGAAAGCATTTATAATCTGATCGTAGAGACCTCCACGAATTTGCCTGGTGATGTGCGCAGAGCCGTTGCCAAGGGACGTGCACTGGAAGACCGTGCCACCCGCTCGGGCCTTGCCCTGACAACAATCGCCCGCAATATCGGCATGGCCGAGCTTCAGGTATCACCGATCTGCCAGGATACGGGGATGCCGACCTTTATCATTCATACGCCTGTAGGCGTTAATCAGATTGAGATGAAGAAGGATATCCATAGTGCGGTTATCCGGGCTACCAAGAACGGAAAGCTGCGGCCCAATTCAGTGGATTCGCTGACCGGGGAAAACAGCGGTGACAATCTGGGCGCCGGAACACCAGTCATTCATTTTGAGCAATGGGAAGAAGAGAATATAGACGTAAGGCTTATTCTCAAAGGCGGCGGCTGTGAGAATAAGAATATCCAGTACAGCCTTCCCGCCGAGCTTGAGGGCCTGGGCAAGGCGGGCCGGGATCTGGACGGTATCCGTAAATGTATCCTGCATGCCGTGTATCAGGCGCAGGGTCAGGGCTGCAGCGCCGGCTTTATCGGCGTCGGCATCGGCGGAGACCGGACAACCGGTTATGAGCTGGCCAAAAAACAGCTGTTCCGCAAGGTTGAAGATACGAACCCGGTGGAGGATCTGGCCAAGCTGGAGAATTATATTATGGAGAATGCGAACAAGCTGGGAATCGGTACGATGGGCTTTGGCGGTGAAGTCACCCTCCTCGGCTGTAAGATCGGTGTGATGAACCGCCTTCCGGCCAGCTTTTTCGTCTCGGTTGCCTATAACTGCTGGGCCTTCCGCCGCCAGGGCATTCTGGTTGAGCCTGCCACAGGTGAGATCAGGGACTGGCTCTATGAGAGCGGTACAGGCATCTCTGTCGATGAAGCGGGCGCGCCGGTTCCTGTGCCCGTCACTGCACATCCGGCTGCTGCCGAAGCCGGCGTTACTCCAGGGGATGCTGTAATTACGTCAGCACCTGCAATTGCAGCAGCGGAGGCTTCGGCCCCGGCTGAGCCTGATATCGCTGCAGCTGAGGGTTCACGTGAGGTACGGCTGACTACACCGGTCAGCGAAGAGGATATCCGCAGCCTGCGGGTCGGTGATGTTGTGATTCTGTCCGGAGAAATGCATACCGGACGTGACGCACTGCATAAATACCTGATGGATCATGACGCGCCGGTCGATCTGAACGGAGCGGTCATCTATCACTGCGGCCCTGTTATGCTGAAGGACGATGAAGGGTGGCATGTTAAGGCGGCAGGACCGACTACCAGTATCCGCGAGGAGCCTTACCAGGGCGATATTATCAAGAAATTCGGCATCCGCGCAGTAATCGGCAAGGGAGGAATGGGTCCCAAGACGCTCAAGGCGCTGCAGGAGCATGGCGGGGTATACCTGAATGCGATCGGCGGAGCAGCACAGTACTATGCGGAATGCATTAAAAAGGTTAACGCGGTTGACTTCATGGAATTCGGTATTCCTGAAGCGATGTGGCATCTTCAGGTAGAGGGCTTTGCGGCGATCGTAACAATGGATGCGCATGGCAACAGCCTGCATGCAGATGTCGAGAAGGACTCGGCTGCCAAGCTGGCCCAGTTCCGTGAGCCGGTATTTAAATAA
- a CDS encoding CPBP family intramembrane metalloprotease yields the protein MTIKSNLKTVWIMFGIFMLLFVLNFYAGSNQTGATSRMWVVLGGWSLVVSVILLVKHGLPAKRQILVSLLLAAAVAAAYINVSLFSMIETSVITLFASLAVFSTFSRFRENRLVFLHTASKKSVAVSLLTGAAAGAVLGIINLLLSGKALDSFSIKFAYFKIALSPAIYEEMAMRAVFYALCLSLLNGRMDTRARRFTAWFMMIIPHVLIHTPDIFINNGIVPGIVNIIMLALLFGLPFAILQKKRDIASAMLAHGIVDVIRFCFFGLPY from the coding sequence GTGACTATCAAGAGTAACCTGAAGACGGTATGGATAATGTTTGGCATTTTTATGCTGCTATTTGTGCTGAACTTTTATGCCGGCAGTAATCAAACCGGGGCAACATCAAGAATGTGGGTTGTCCTTGGGGGATGGTCCCTGGTTGTAAGTGTAATTTTATTAGTTAAGCACGGGCTGCCTGCAAAACGGCAGATCCTGGTCTCACTCCTGCTGGCGGCTGCAGTTGCGGCAGCTTATATTAACGTTTCCCTCTTCTCTATGATCGAAACAAGTGTCATTACTTTATTTGCATCTCTTGCGGTATTCAGTACTTTTAGCAGGTTCCGTGAGAATCGGCTTGTCTTTCTGCACACCGCAAGCAAAAAATCTGTTGCTGTCAGCCTGCTTACGGGCGCAGCTGCAGGTGCAGTTCTTGGCATAATCAATCTGCTGCTGAGCGGGAAGGCGTTGGACAGCTTTAGTATCAAGTTTGCTTATTTCAAGATTGCACTCAGTCCGGCGATATATGAAGAGATGGCTATGCGTGCAGTGTTCTACGCCTTATGCCTGTCACTGCTGAACGGAAGAATGGATACCAGAGCCCGGAGGTTCACCGCCTGGTTTATGATGATTATTCCGCACGTGCTGATACATACTCCTGACATCTTTATCAATAACGGGATCGTTCCGGGAATCGTCAATATTATAATGCTGGCCTTGCTCTTCGGCCTTCCGTTTGCCATCCTCCAGAAGAAAAGGGACATTGCTTCCGCCATGCTGGCGCATGGAATTGTCGATGTCATCCGGTTCTGTTTTTTTGGTCTTCCCTATTAA
- a CDS encoding LacI family DNA-binding transcriptional regulator → MKVTISDVARAANVAKSTVSKVLNDSPKISAETKQRVREIMKQMNYIPSSIATGLARQSSQTVGLLVDMSKESEFLNQFFYNIIGGIESVMGPLGYELTLCNIQHLDAEDHFLNRLVLNQRVDGIIANNSVLTADLAKELDRLRFPYVSIGEMEPAASWVDFDNEAGGRMLTRHLLEQGYRSPAFIGGQRNERIFTRRLGGYLQALKQTGVIVRQDWILNGQADEHEGYRSALRLLQREDRPDSVVCMTNYTAFGVLKAARELGIGVPGQLGIAAFDEYPLSRYTTPPLTSLNIDTFKLGVTSGQWLMDHIRENCTGSRRLLLEPELIVRESTAGLAR, encoded by the coding sequence ATGAAAGTAACCATTTCGGATGTGGCAAGGGCAGCAAATGTGGCAAAGTCCACTGTCTCCAAGGTATTGAATGACTCTCCCAAAATATCAGCCGAGACGAAGCAGCGCGTCCGCGAGATAATGAAGCAGATGAATTATATACCGAGCAGTATCGCAACCGGTTTAGCCAGACAAAGCTCGCAGACGGTTGGACTGCTGGTTGACATGTCAAAGGAAAGTGAATTTCTTAACCAGTTCTTCTACAATATAATCGGCGGGATTGAGAGCGTCATGGGCCCCCTCGGATATGAGCTGACGCTCTGCAATATCCAGCATCTTGATGCTGAGGACCATTTCCTCAACCGGCTGGTGCTGAACCAGCGGGTTGACGGTATTATCGCCAACAACTCGGTATTGACCGCCGATCTGGCCAAGGAGCTTGACCGTCTCCGCTTTCCATACGTTTCCATCGGAGAAATGGAGCCGGCTGCGAGCTGGGTTGATTTTGACAATGAAGCCGGCGGAAGAATGCTGACCCGCCATCTGCTGGAGCAGGGCTACCGCTCTCCGGCTTTCATCGGCGGCCAGCGGAATGAACGGATCTTCACCCGCCGGCTGGGCGGTTATCTTCAGGCGCTTAAGCAGACAGGCGTCATTGTACGCCAGGACTGGATTCTGAACGGCCAGGCGGATGAGCATGAGGGCTACCGCTCTGCCCTGCGGCTGCTGCAGCGCGAAGACCGGCCTGATTCCGTTGTATGCATGACCAACTATACCGCCTTTGGCGTCTTGAAAGCCGCCCGTGAGCTGGGGATCGGGGTTCCGGGGCAGCTGGGCATTGCAGCATTTGATGAATATCCCTTGTCCCGCTATACGACTCCGCCGCTGACCTCACTGAACATCGATACCTTCAAGCTCGGAGTAACCTCAGGCCAGTGGCTGATGGACCATATCCGCGAGAACTGCACAGGCTCCCGGAGACTGCTGCTTGAACCGGAGCTCATCGTACGCGAGTCTACAGCAGGTCTTGCGCGCTGA